In a single window of the Diabrotica undecimpunctata isolate CICGRU chromosome 11, icDiaUnde3, whole genome shotgun sequence genome:
- the LOC140452785 gene encoding uncharacterized protein, whose amino-acid sequence MDQTDIFWEKATEIIDSRESNIIIIGDLNGRVGVKDQESSDVLGQHGEQVRNNNGQRIIDFCRENDLIIMNSFFQHKDLHKYTREVKSRGEKSIIDYVLVNRPLRQCIKEVRVRRGAEIYSDHYLVVSRTNIGVEQKRTQKVPRKRDITPRNLTNAVIRSYKLADNKIAQKYKSYVNNSLQKHLKQNYGLEETWQKLKESLLDGGKQNCGIAKINKNRQCTNWWSNEIKEEVKSKKLAWKKYLGNQNAESYQKYKQQRAKVKDMVIKAKKKSWEDFGNKLEKD is encoded by the coding sequence ATGGACCAAACGGACATTTTTTGGGAAAAGGCGACGGAGATCATAGATAGCAGAGAAAGTAACATAATAATAATTGGCGATCTCAATGGTAGAGTAGGCGTAAAAGACCAAGAATCCTCGGATGTACTAGGACAACACGGAGAACAAGTAAGAAACAATAATGGTCAACGAATTATAGACTTTTGTAGAGAGAATGACCTGATAATTATGAATTCGTTTTTTCAACACAAAGATCTGCACAAATATACCAGAGAAGTCAAGAGTAGAGGAGAAAAGTCCATTATTGACTATGTATTGGTAAACAGACCCTTAAGACAATGTATTAAAGAAGTCAGAGTCAGAAGGGGAGCAGAAATATATAGCGACCATTATCTGGTAGTATCCCGAACTAATATCGGTGTGGAACAAAAACGCACGCAGAAGGTACCAAGAAAAAGAGACATAACCCCAAGAAACCTCACCAACGCAGTTATTAGGTCATACAAGTTAGCAGATAACAAAATAGCACAGAAATACAAAAGCTATGTGAATAATAGTCTACAAAAGCACTTAAAGCAGAACTATGGCTTAGAAGAAACTTGGCAAAAACTTAAAGAATCCCTCCTAGATGGGGGCAAACAAAACTGCGGAATagctaaaatcaataaaaacagacaatGTACGAATTGGTGgagtaatgaaataaaagaagaagtcaaatCCAAGAAGTTAGCGTGGAAGAAATATCTAGGGAACCAGAATGCAGAAAGCTATCAAAAATATAAGCAACAGAGGGCAAAAGTAAAAGACATGGTGATTAAAGCAAAAAAGAAGAGCTGGGAGGATTTTGGGAATAAGCTGGAGAAGGACTAA